TTTTTAAATAACCTAGAAATACTTAAAAAGGAATTTCCATATCCCGTATTACTGGGTACCTCAAGAAAGTCTGTTATAGGAAAAGCTTTAGACCTTGAAACATCTGAAAGAGTAGAGGGGACAATTGCAACTACTGTACTTGGTGTTATGAAGGGCTGTGATTTTATAAGAGTTCATGATGTTTGTGAAAATTATAGAGCAGCTAAAATGACTGATGCCATTTTAGGAAGATAGGAGAAAGTATATGGACAAAATTATAGTTAAAGGTTTAGAAGTATTTGCACATCATGGATATTTTCAGGAAGAAAAGGTCTTAGGACAAAAGTTTGTAATATCTTTGGAGGTAGATCTAGATTTTAATAAAGCTACTAAAAATGATGATTTAAATGAGACTATACATTATGGAATTCTTTGTGAAGATGTAGAGAGAGAATTTAAAAAAGAAAAGTTTGATTTAATAGAGAAGGCTGCAGAACATATAACTCAGTATCTTTTAAATAAATATGCAGAAATAAAAATTATTAAGGTTAAAGTCAAAAAACCTTGGGCACCTATAGGAAAACCACTTAAATATGCCGCTGTTGAAATAGAACGAAAAAGGGCAAAGGCATATGTAGCTATGGGTTCAAATATGGGAAACAAGGAAGAAAATATAAGAACAGCAATAGATATTATTAAAAAATCTAATCATACTAAAGTTCTAAAAGTATCAAGTTTTTATAGTACGGAACCTGTTGGATATGTTGAACAGGATACATTTTTAAATGGTGCTATGGAAGTTGAAACTACTCTTCAGCCTGTAGAATTTATAGAGTATCTA
The nucleotide sequence above comes from Hathewaya histolytica. Encoded proteins:
- the folK gene encoding 2-amino-4-hydroxy-6-hydroxymethyldihydropteridine diphosphokinase: MDKIIVKGLEVFAHHGYFQEEKVLGQKFVISLEVDLDFNKATKNDDLNETIHYGILCEDVEREFKKEKFDLIEKAAEHITQYLLNKYAEIKIIKVKVKKPWAPIGKPLKYAAVEIERKRAKAYVAMGSNMGNKEENIRTAIDIIKKSNHTKVLKVSSFYSTEPVGYVEQDTFLNGAMEVETTLQPVEFIEYLLSVEKELKRERIIKWGPRTLDLDLILYEDIVLSKEEAVVPHPRMHMRLFVIEPLYEIAPYALHPLLNKRIFEIKEELEKN